The following coding sequences lie in one Desulfurococcus sp. genomic window:
- the fbp gene encoding fructose-1,6-bisphosphate aldolase/phosphatase → MNMKVTLSVIKADLGSIAGHYMPHPDQLAAATKVLSEAKQKGIIIDFYVTHVGDDIQLIMTHTKGTDHPDIHGLAWDAFQAAAKVARELKLYAAGQDLLSEAFSGNVRGMGPGVAELEMEERKSEPVVTFHADKTEPGAFNLPIFRIFADPFNTAGLVIDPNMHDGFVFEIFDVFEGRSVLLKSPEEMYDILALIGTPGRYIVRRVYRKSDNLLAAVVSVERLNLMAGKYVGKDDPVAIVRAQHGLPALGEVLEPFSFPHLVAGWMRGSHHGPLMPVPMRYARVTRFDGPPRIIALGWNISNGRLIGPADLFDDVAFDEARRLAQTIADYMRRHGPFMPHRLGPEEMEYTTLPQVLEKLKDRFVKSEEAYKVIKRHSEMLESHD, encoded by the coding sequence ATGAACATGAAGGTAACTCTCTCTGTTATTAAAGCGGACTTAGGAAGTATCGCAGGCCACTACATGCCACACCCCGACCAGCTAGCTGCTGCTACAAAAGTGCTCTCTGAGGCTAAGCAGAAGGGGATTATAATTGACTTCTACGTCACGCACGTCGGCGACGATATTCAATTGATAATGACTCATACCAAGGGAACAGACCACCCTGATATCCATGGGCTAGCATGGGATGCATTCCAGGCTGCTGCTAAGGTTGCACGCGAGTTGAAGCTGTATGCAGCCGGCCAGGACCTTCTATCAGAAGCTTTCTCAGGCAACGTTAGAGGTATGGGGCCTGGTGTAGCAGAGCTTGAGATGGAGGAGAGGAAGTCTGAGCCTGTTGTCACGTTCCACGCTGATAAAACTGAGCCTGGTGCATTCAACCTACCTATCTTCAGGATATTCGCAGATCCATTCAACACGGCTGGACTAGTGATTGATCCAAACATGCATGACGGATTCGTCTTCGAGATATTCGATGTATTCGAGGGTAGAAGCGTTCTTCTAAAGTCTCCGGAGGAGATGTACGATATACTAGCCTTAATCGGTACCCCCGGCAGGTACATTGTGAGAAGAGTGTACAGGAAGAGTGATAACCTGCTAGCTGCAGTAGTCAGCGTTGAGAGATTAAACCTCATGGCTGGCAAGTACGTTGGTAAGGATGATCCAGTTGCAATCGTGAGAGCACAGCATGGCCTCCCGGCTCTAGGAGAAGTCCTAGAACCCTTCAGCTTCCCGCACCTAGTTGCTGGATGGATGAGAGGCAGTCATCACGGCCCTCTAATGCCTGTTCCAATGAGGTACGCTAGAGTCACACGCTTCGATGGGCCTCCGAGAATCATAGCACTTGGATGGAACATCTCTAACGGCAGGCTGATCGGTCCAGCCGACCTCTTCGATGATGTAGCATTCGATGAAGCTAGGAGGCTGGCACAGACTATCGCCGACTACATGAGGAGACACGGCCCATTCATGCCGCACAGGCTTGGACCTGAGGAAATGGAGTACACGACACTACCACAGGTACTAGAGAAGCTGAAGGATAGGTTCGTTAAGTCTGAAGAAGCCTATAAGGTAATTAAGAGACACAGCGAGATGCTAGAATCTCACGATTAG
- the tpiA gene encoding triose-phosphate isomerase, whose translation MAKPILAVNFKAYYPHSFGENAYRIARDAVRVWRETGVDIILAPPFTEIRRIKEIVEGSSVKVFAQHADPLEPGAITGFMPLEGLKEAGVQGVIINHSEHKLRISEINYLVAKARSLGLETLVCADTPETGAAVAVLEPSYVAVEPPELIGSGVSVSKAKPEVVTNSVKMIRRVNEKTVILTGAGITTGEDAYMAVKLGTMGVLVASGIVKAKDPYNVMKEMAESMLKAL comes from the coding sequence ATGGCTAAACCTATTCTAGCAGTCAACTTCAAAGCATACTACCCCCATAGCTTCGGCGAGAACGCGTACAGGATAGCAAGGGATGCTGTAAGAGTGTGGCGTGAGACAGGTGTGGATATCATACTAGCACCACCATTCACAGAGATAAGGAGAATTAAGGAGATAGTTGAAGGAAGTAGCGTGAAAGTATTCGCTCAGCACGCTGACCCTCTTGAGCCAGGTGCTATCACAGGCTTTATGCCGCTTGAAGGACTAAAGGAGGCTGGTGTTCAAGGAGTAATCATTAATCACAGTGAGCACAAGCTTAGAATATCCGAGATAAACTACTTAGTGGCGAAAGCTAGAAGCCTTGGCTTGGAAACCTTGGTCTGCGCTGATACCCCTGAGACAGGTGCTGCTGTAGCAGTCTTAGAACCCAGCTATGTTGCAGTAGAACCCCCTGAGCTCATAGGGAGCGGTGTAAGTGTTAGCAAGGCTAAACCAGAGGTTGTGACAAACAGCGTGAAGATGATTAGACGTGTCAACGAGAAAACCGTGATTCTAACTGGAGCTGGCATAACAACAGGTGAAGACGCATACATGGCTGTAAAACTAGGCACCATGGGGGTTCTGGTAGCATCAGGTATAGTGAAAGCCAAGGACCCCTACAATGTAATGAAGGAGATGGCTGAATCGATGCTTAAAGCATTATAA